ATTATATATTGCATATCAACAAAAGAATCACCATATAGTTGGTTGTGTTTAACTATTGTTTTAATATCTGATTTAATAACGTTAATTGTATTTAGTATTCTTGCTACTACTTGTATTTTTTTAAAAGATAATATATTAATTAAAAAAAATATTATTTATTCTAAACAAATTTTACTTAATAAAGAAACAAAAATAATTGAAAAATTTGATAAAACAGTTATTAAATATAGAAAAAAAACTATTGCAATTAATTATAGATATCTAACTGGAAATATAAATAATTTAATGAATAATGTTAAAACAATAATTAATGAATAAATGGTTTTTACAAAATTTATTTGTTTTAAAAAAATGTATATTACATTTTTAAAATATAGTACACATTTATTATGTACCAGGTATAGCTTTAATCTTAGTTATGAAAGTCCAATCAAAGATGTTTCTATAATTGACAATAAAACTTAAGCTGTTAAGAGTAATCCTATAGATAAAGGAAGATCTATAGCAATGTATTTGAATTTATAAATAAAAATTTGATGAAACTAAATGACAAGTGGATAAAGGATATATCTATGATGAAGAGACAAGATTATATTATTTAAAAACAAGATATTATGATCCAAAAAGTATCAATGGATTAAATCTCTATGTCTATTGTGGAAATGATCTTATAAATATTGTTGATCATGATAGATGTTTTCCTGTGTTAGCTATAATATTATGTGGTATAGCATTAGCAGGTATGGGATTAACAATTGGTGGCGTTGCTAGTGATAATAATATCTTAACTGCTGTTGGTTTAGGAATGGTTGGATTCACTGCATTAGTCAGTGGTTGTATTGCTATCGCTGGAGCTATTCTTACAAGTGTCATTGGTGGAATTACTGCAACTGCTGGATTAGGCTCATTAGGATTTATGAGTGCAGAAATTCAAGAAACAACAGGAAATGGCAATTGGATTATAGATACAACTGGAATGAGTGATGGACTTTATAATACGTTATTATTATTATTATTATCTATGGCTGTAATTGCAACTTTGGGAACTGCTGCTTCCTCTGTATCAAGTGCGTTTAATATTAAATCTATTAATGGTTTTGGTAAATATGGAGATTATTATGGTATGCGTTTCCAAACATGAACAGGAAAAACAAGAGTTTTATCATTCCATACTCATGGTCATAAAGTGGCTAAAGGTATTAAAAGTATTGGAGAATGGCTTTGGCAACTTCAAAAGTGTAATACAAATAGCAATAGAACATCGGAAACTATTGCAAAATGGATAAGGAGGAGCTTAAAAAGAATATAGAAGAAAAATAACTTATGAATGAAAATTTACTTAAATTATTATCATTATACTGCAATAATGAAATAGAAAATTTAAAAATTAGCGAATTATATATTAAGTTACAAAACTTAGTTGTTGAGTTAAATTATAATCTTACTTGTGAATGGGGAAAAGAATTTGCTAATAAAAAATCAGGAAACTTATATTTAAGCATAACAATATTAAACGATAAAAATGAAATTGTTGAAGTATTTGATGAAGGTTTTTTAACAATATCTACATTATTAGTTTGTGTGGATAAAAAGAATAGATATAAATTTTTTTCTTGAAGAGATGAGGAATTTATTGAAGATTTAAATTGGCTTATTAAAGAATTAGAAAATATAAAAAATGAATAAGTATTGTACTTATATTCTTATATCTTATAAAAAAAGATAGCTTTCGCTATCTAATTTCATTTAAATAATTTAATAAGTCGAAGAATGTTCCATGTGGAATAGTTGAAATATCGATGTTTGTTTTATTGATTATATTTCTTGTTATTAGAAAAAATGGAATGTTGATTTTTGTGGCACTATAATCTTCATTGCAATCGTTTCCAACCATTAAACATTCTTCTGGTTTTAGGCCTAATTTCTCAATTATTTCTTGGAAATATAGTGGATTAGGTTTACAAAATCTTGAATTTTCATATGTGGAAATATATTCAAAATCTTCATTATTTAAACCGGTCCAGGAAAGCCGGTTGTAGGTGCAAACGCGAGGAAAGACAGGATTTGTCGCTAGAATTGTTCTTAATCCCATATTTTTAATTTCTTTTATAGCAAATTTTGCCTCGGGATCATAACTACAAGATTTTTTGACTTCATTGAATTCATTTTCATAGAAGCTATCGAAAAGCTTTTTTTCATTGTCGAGATCTTTATAATCTTTTTTGAATAAATCCCAAAAAACTTCTTCGTTAGTTTTTTTTCCATCGTTTTCTATCATTGCTTTGGTACCTTCCCAAAGATTTTTCGTTAATTTTTTTCCATCGTAACCAAGTGGAACAAATTTTTTTAATATTTCAGTAAAATAGGCATTGACAAAAGTATCTTGATCCATCGGGAGCAAAGTCCCATCTAAATCGAATAATATAGCTTTCAACATAATAAACCTTAATTCAGATGTTCGTTAACAGCTAAGCAACATCCGATGCTATTAGGACCAGTGTGGCAAGAAACGCTTAATGACAAAGGGTCACAGAAATGGAATACTAATTTAGGAAAACGATTAAGAACTTGTTCTTTTAAAATATCTGAGTAACCTTTATTTTTAGAATAGGCAATGGAAAAAACTAATTGTCCTTTTTCGTAATAATCTTTATATTCTCCATTTATATATTCATCAAAAGCTTCGAAAATTTTACCTAGGGCTTGTTTTTCAGAACGGCATTTAGCATAGGTATCAAATTTGTCTCCAGTTGTAACAAGCAAAGGTCTGATTTTTAAAATGTCACCGATAAGAGCGACAGCGGGAGTGACACGTCCACCTTGTTTTAAATATTTAAGTTTTTCAACTAAAAGGAAAATTATAGAATGGAAGGCACTATCGGTAAGATATTTTTCAATTTCGTCGATATTTTTTCCTTCTTTAACCATTTGCAAAGCTTCGAGTACACTTTCTTTTTGAGAAATGGAAATGCGATGATTATCGATAACACGAACGCGACCATTGAAATCTTGGGCGAGCATTTTGCTAGAAGCGCAAGAAGCAGATAAACCGCTGCTCATAGGAATATATAAAATATAATCATAATTTTTTAAATGGTTTGTCCACATTTCTTCAAGGCATCCGAGCGAAGGTTGAGATGTGTTTATTTTAGTGTTATCTTCAAGATGTTTATAAAAATCTTCTTGGCTTAAAGAAATATCTTCAAAGTATTCTTGGTCATTTATCATAAATGGCATTGGAACAATTTCAATACCATATTTTTCTTTTTCTTTTTGGGTAATACCGGAGTTCGAATCAGTCATTACTAGAATTTTTTCCATATTTTACTCCTATTGTGATAATATATTTACGTTGTTTACAAATGTAAGCAAGCATAAATATAGCATAATTTTATTTTTAAGAAAAGATAAAATTCTACTTTTTAGACATAAAAGGATGTTTTGTAATGAACGTAAAAAACACTGAAGGACTTATTAAACATGCAAGAGATTTATCGAATTTAACAGTGAGTTCTATAAAAGGGGCGATGCTCATCCTGCTTAATTCGATGAATTATGACAAAATAAAGATTACAACAATATGTGAAAAAGCTGGGGTTTCTCGTATGGCTTTTTATAATAATTTTAAGTCGATAGATGATTTGATAACTTCTTTAATCTGTGATTTGAATGATGAGATGACAGAGAAAATAGGTAGTCCTTTTCGCAAAACGACAACAGTTTTGTGGTATGAAAATGTTTTGAAGATAATTCAGGGCCATGAGGATTTATTGAAGGCGTTGCTCGGCGCGGATTTGTTTGAAAAATATTTAGTGTTGATCAATTCATTTGCTTTACATCGGCAGAATGAATTTACAGAAGAAGAAAAATTTATGAGGCTAGCATGGGCTGGAGCTTTTATTAATATTGTTAGAAATTGGGTAGAAAATGATTTTTCTACTCCGATATCAGAACTAGCTTTATATATGTCGAAGACATTAATTGTTAAAATCTAATAACTTTAAAATTTAACTTTTGGTAGTATTTATGATACAAATAAATATGAGGATTTAATTTTATGATAAAAAAGGATGATAATTGCTATATTGTTGATGATGAAGAGTATTTTTCTTTTTTAAAGAAAAGAAAAACATTGACAAAAGTTATTAAAAAAAGTGAAGTAAAGAATATTCTTTTTGGCGAAGTGGATTATAAAGCCTATATTTCTGTTGCAAAAAAATACAATATTTCATATGATCTTGCAAAAATTTATGTTGATAATGCTTTGTTTTTAAAAGAAAATATCGACTTAGTTAGTGCTCCTAATTCCGTGAAAATATTATGTGAAATAAAAGAATTTTTAACTTCTCAAAACATGATATATTTTTCTTCTAGAATTAATATCTTAAAAAAAGGAATAGTTTTATATGGCAATCCTTGTGATTTTATCGATATTATCCCTGTTTTAAATGATAAAAAAATCCCATTTACTGAAGAGTATCGCCAAATGGAAGAAAAGGATATCGATGTTAAGTTTTATAGCGATAGACCAGTTGAAGTTGTTGATACTTTACAATATTTTTTAAATACTTTAAAAGATGAAAAGGATTATCATAATATTGAAATTATCGCTCCTTTAAAATATCAAAAGCTTTTGAAAGAATGTTTTCATTATATCGGGGTACCTTTTATTGAAAATAAATCTTCTTTAAAAGAAACTGATATAGCTAATATCTATCTTTCTTATTTAAAAAAAGATGAAGAAATACCTGAAGAAGTAAAAAATTATGATGAAACTGATTCACCATATGTAAAAGAACAAAAAAATATATTGAATGAAATGATTTCAAATTTAAAAGTTATTTTTCCAAATGAAGAGGATAAAAAAATTAAATTGGAATATTTTATTTCACAATTAGAAAATACAAAATTATCTAATATTGAAGAAGGAATTGAAATAAAAAATGCACCATCTTTTACCGAAGGAAAAACGCTTTTTATATTAGGATTTTCTGAAAATATTATTCCTGCGGTTAAAGATAGTTCATATTTAAGCGATGAATTAAAAAAGAAATATTCTTATGACATAAAAACATATGAACAAAATGAAATTTCTGAAAAACATTTAAAAGAGAGAATATTTTTGGCTAAAGAAGTTTATTTATCTAATTATATTGAAGATTTTGAAGATTTATCTAATGTAGAAGATAAGATAAAAAATGCTTTTCCACGAGATGAAAAATTTCATAATATCTTTGAAAGTGAATTAAAAAAATATATTTCAAATAGCGCTAAAAATTGCTCACAGCAAAAATATTTTAATCTCAAAGAAAAAAGATTGAACAAAGAATTGGATAAATTTTTATATGCTAATTTTGAATTGAAAAAAAGACTTTTTGGCAATGAATCTAATATAGAAAGATATTTTAAAAATAAATTTGATAAAGAACTGGATCTTAAATCTATTGATTCTTTTGATAATTCTTATAAAAAAATTGCCAAGAAATGTCACTTAAAGGAGATATCATATTCCAAAATATCAACTTATTTTGAATGTCCTTTTAAATATTATTGTAAAAATATCTTAAAGATTGATAAAAATGAAGATCGACTTTCTACTGATTTTGGTACTATTGTCCACGAAGCCATAAGAAGATATTCTCTTAAAGAAATAAATAGTATTGCTGATGGGTTGGTAATTGGTCCTGATAAGAATTATTCGTCCAAAGAATTATATTATCTTAATAAAATGATAGAAAACTTCAAAGAAAAAATACCTTCGTTAGAAGAATTTTTAAATAGTTTAGATAATTTCAAAATTAAGGTTGAAGATGAAAAAAAAGTACAGCTAAATCAAGATTTAAAATATGTAGCAAAATTTGACCTTGTCGCCTATGATGATGATAAATATGTTATTTTTGATTATAAAACTGGTCAAGATTCTTTTTCGTTGCCTTTAGTTGAAGAAAATTTCAATATGCAATTGCCTTTATATTTATTATCTTGCAGTAAATTATATAAAGATAAAAAAGCGGTAGGAGCATATTTAGTTTTATTAGGAAAAGATAAATCTGCTGCTATTTCCTTCGATGGTGTTTCTGTTGGAGAAAATGAAGTTCAATTAGTTCTTGATGACTATTTTAAGAAACTCAGAAAACCAAAAGAATTTTCAAACATTATCGATAAAAATGATTATTCGGCCTGGCTTGAAAAAGTAGAAAATGAATTGATTGAAGCGGTAAAAAATATTGAAGATTATAACTTTGATATAAAGCCGAAAGTAGTGAAATTTAATACTACTGAAAAAGAAAATTCTTGTTCATATTGTTCTTTTGAAAATTGTTGTATGGTTAAAAGAGAGCAGAAGAAGTTTATTATCAAGAGATTTAAAAAGGAAGAAAAACAAGATGAAGAATAATATGTTGCCATTAAATGAAAATTATATCCAAAGAATAAAAAGCAAATATAATGATGAACAACAAGAAGCGATATTTGTCGATAAAGTTTCGGCTTTAGTTTCAGCTGGCGCTGGAAGTGGAAAGACAGCGGTACTTTCGGAAAGAACTATTGCATTATTAAAAGCAGGTTTTGATATTTCGCGAATTTTGATTTTAACATTCACTGATAATGCGGCACAAAATATGAAAATTCGCATAAAAGCTAAAATCAGTGAAGATAAAGATGGCGATATAAAAGAAGCAGAAAAATATGTCAGTGGTGCTGATATCATGACTTTTGATTCCTTCAATCGCAAATTAGCGATTAAATATGGTTCTTATCTCGGATTAGAAAGCGGATATGAAATCATTAATGATTCGGCTTTAAATGTAATTAAGTTCAATTATATCAAATCCTTTTTGGATGAAAAAATAGAGCAAAAAGATCCAGATATTCTCTTTGTTTTAGATAGATTTACAAATAAGGATTATAAACCTATTGTTACTTTAATCTCGGAAATTTATGAAAAAATTGATCTTTTAGTCGATCCAGAAAAAGAATTAGAAAAATTTATCGCTGAACCTATATACAAAAATATAGATGAAGTATATCAATATCATTTTGATAATATCATGAGATATTTAAATGAATATTATAAAGAAATGCACGCTCTTTTTAATAATGATGAGAAAATGTTAAAAAAGATTGAAGATTTTAAAAATGCATATTCAAGGGCAAATGATTATTCTGAATTGAAAATCATCAGTCAAACCCTTAAAGCGATAAATAAGCCGAGAGGAATAGATGATCTAACTTATGCTGAATTTCAAGCGATAAAAAAACGTTCCTTCGAAAAATATAAAGATTTGATAGGAATTATTGATAAAGATCAATTTATTAAAATCGAAGAAAATTATAAAGGGTTTTATATCAAAATATTCAATTTTGTAAAAGATTTATTTAATTATCTTAATAGGTATAAAGAGGAACAAAGAAAGTTTACTTTCCAGGATATTTCACATAAAATACTTCATCTTTTGAAGACTAATGAAGAAATTAGATTGGAATTAAAAAATCATTATCAGGAAATTATGGTTGATGAGTATCAAGATAATTCTGATATTCAGGAAGAGATGATCGATCTTTTGGAAAATGATAATCTATTTTTAGTTGGTGATATTAAACAATCAATTTATCGTTTTAGAAATGCGAATCCAAAATTATTTTCAACTAGATACAATGATTATAAAGAAGGAAGAAGAAAAGGCATAGTAATCGACATGAACAAAAATTATCGTTCATCTCCTGCAGTGATTAATGATGTCAATTATCTTTTCGCAAGAATAATGAGCCAAAATTTTGGTGGAATAGAATATGATGATAAGCAAAAGATGAGTTCAGAGAATGCGATGTATAAAGGTAAAACTTATTATAATGAGTTAAAAGTTGTTTCTGATAACGGAGATAGACCACTAGAGACAGAACTTAATGCTATAGCTGATGATATAAAAAAGAAGATTTCGACCGGAATATATGATTATAAAGACTTCGCTATCATTTTAGATCGCTCAACTGAATTTGATGATATCATTGAAATCATGACTAAAAATGGGATTCCTGTTGCAGCAAATTATAATGGAAATTTATTGGATAAGGTTATTTCAAATCTTCTTATAGATATAGTTAAAATTCTTGCTTGTTTTAGCAATAATGATTTTTGGAGTGCTGATTTCAAAAATTCTTTTGTTGCAATTTCTAGAAGCTATATCATTGGATTAAGCGATGAAGAAATTGAAAATTATATTTCAACCAATAGTCAGCATCAGACACCATGGGTTGTTGATTTATTTGGTTTATATTCAGAAATGAGAGGAAGAACAACATATGAAATTTTTGAAGCTTCCTTATCTCAACTAAATGTATTAAATTCGATTTTGAAAGATGAGAACTATAGTGTTGACTTAGTTATCCTAGAAAAAATTGAAGACTATATTAAAGAACTTTCTTCATTGAATTATGGCTTTAATGATATTATTGACTATTTTGAAGATATAAAAGAAAATAACATTTCTTCTAAAGGAAAGTTTCTCAGCGAAAAAACAAATGCTGTCACATTAATAAACACTTTCCTTTCTAAAGGTCTTGAATATCGGCATTGTTATTTTCCTTATCTTTATAAGGAGTATAATGAAAAAGAAACAGTATCGGCTTTAATATTTTCAACAAAATATGGAATAATGCACAAATTTGCAGAAGAAGATTTTAATGTAGATAAGTTTAACAGTGATAATTATTTAAACCCTATAAAAGAACTGGATAAAATAGATTCATTGAATCAAGGTCGTCAAGAAAAGGTACGTTTGCTATATGTTGCTTTGACCCGACCTAAAGAATCTTTTACTATTGTCAGATTTATAAAAAATAAGAAAAATGATGAAGCACCAAAAAGTATAGATCAAATAAAATGTCTTGAAGGTCTTTTGGATTATTCTGGATTTTTTGAATATATGGGTAGAAGAAAAGCTAACACTGAAATTGTTGAAAATAAAAAAGAAAAACTATTTGAAAATATAGATTATCATTTTTCTTATGAAGAACTTTCAGAAAAAGAGATTGAGGAAATCTTTAGCAAAAAGAAAGATATTTATATAACTGCATCATCTTCTTCAGTTCATTCTGATACTGGCGTTTTATTAAAAGGAACTAAGTTGCATGAAATGTTTGAAAATATTGATTTAAAAAATCCACAACTTGATAAAAATGAAGAAAATTATATATTTATTTCTAAATTTTTAAATTGTGGATTATTGGATGATATCAAAGATGCAGATGTTTATCAGGAATTCGCTTTTGTTGATAACGAAAATAATACGACAGGTATTATCGATTTGCTCCTTGTTTATCAAGATAAAATTAAGATAATTGATTATAAAACAAAGAATTTAGATGATCCTCATTATATTGAACAGCTGCATACTTATAGAAATGCTATCAGACAATATTTTGGTGAAAATATTGCGATTGAAACTTATTTATATTCGATAATTGATGGAGTTTATAAAAGCATTTGATTAAAGGTATTTGTTGATAATAATTTCGCCGCTTATTTTAGAGCTGTTGATATTTTTATCTTTTACTCTGGCGGTTTCTATTTTTATATTACCAGAAATTGTACTGAGTTTAACTTCATCAGCAGAGATATTGGTTATTTCATAGTTTCCTGAAATTGTATTTAAGTATATTCCTTTTGATTCGATATTTTCGATTTCCATTTTTCCTGAGACTGTGGAAAGAAAGATGTCTTCTTTTGATAAAAGGTTATTGGCACTAATTTTTCCGTTGACATTATCAATTCTTATATTTGTACCGAGGACATTATTTAAAGTGTAGCTTCCATTGACATTTTTAATTGATATTGTTTCGGCGTAAACTGAGTCGATATTGCATTCTGTTGCTACGGTTTGGATACTCAAACGTTTTAATTTTATATCATTTCCTATTTCTAAAGTTCCATTGTAATTGGTCTTTTTGAAAAGTGTTGTTTTTAAACGATTTTTAATTTTTATAGAATCTTCGGCAATGTCGAAATTATACATGTCCTTATATCCATCTTCATTGCAGAAAAATGAAACTCCAGGTGATTTTTTATGGATAATATGCAAGGATTTCATATTTGATAGAGAAATATCTAGAGTATATTCTTTTTTGTTACCATCGGTATTTGTTTCATCTTTTTCTATTTTTTGTTCTTCTGGTTGAATGATTTCAGGTTCTTCTTGTTTTTCCTCATGGGGTTTGTAGCGTAATGCAATGGATTCTGGTGTTCCTAATGCTTCAATGATTTCTTCATCTTTATAATCGATTTCGTAGTAGATATCAAATCTTTTTCTATAGATGTCTAATACTTCTTCAGTATTTTTAACTCCATTTTCTTTTAATTTTTCATCGAGTTTCTTTAAAAATTCTTCCTTGGTCATTTTTCTTCAATCTCCTTTAATTTTTTTTCAGCTTCTTCTATAGTGATCTCTTTCATTTTTAGTTTGCACAGAATTTCTTCTCTTGTCATACTTTGATTTTCTAAAATTGTTATTTCATCAAATCCGAGAGCGGTTATTATTTCATTCAATGTCTTTTTAACTGTTGGATAGGAGATGTTTAAATCCTTTTCAACTCCTTTGATATTTCCAGCATTTTTTAAAAATATAAGAATGAAGTCTTGTTGATCTTTATTGAGATAATCGAATTTGGAAAGATGAAATTCTCCTTGTAATTTTGTTTGACAATGGGGACAATATAACTCGCTAGCTATTAATTTTTCATTGCAGATAGGACATTGACTTATTATTTTGTTTTTCATTTCTCACCTCATTTATAGTATATGCTTATAATTAAAAAAATCAACATTAATATTAATAAAATTAATTTTTAGTTTAATAATGTTAATAAAAATATTGATTTAATTAAGTTTAATATTACAAATATTTATCTGTAACTAATTTTTCAAAAGGTGGTATGTAGTCTTCTTCTAATTCTCCAGCCATCTTTATGATACTTACTAGCTTTTCAAATTCTTCTTTGCTGATTTTTTGATTTTCAGCATAAGCTTTGATGGTTTTGTAATTTTTTAAAATAGTTTTAATTTCATCAAGACTTGATGAAAGAAAGTCTTTTTGTATAACCTTAGCGATTTCTTCATCATCGTGAGTATAGACATAGTCTATTCCTTTTTTTATTGCGCGATTAAATTTTTTAATTATATCTTGTTTATCAGTTATAGTTGAACTAAGTGCGCTATAAGCAGTGTANNNNNNNNNNNNNNNNNNNNNNNNNNNGGGAACTATTCCACTTTCTTTGCCGAGTGAACAAACTATATGACCGATTTTATTGTTGACAACAGCTGTAGCAGAAGGTTCAAATAATGCGACATAGTCGCTTTGACCAGCGGTAAAAACTCCGGCCATGACATCGAATTGAACATCGGTTCTAATATTAACTTCTGCATTTTCATCATTTTGTTTAACATCTAGTCCAGCGTTTTTTAAAACATATTCGAGAACCATTTCTGGCATTCCACCTTTTCTTCCTCCAATGATGGTCTTTCCTTTCAGTTTGTCGAAGGTGAAATCGGGGTCTTCATAACGTCCGAGCAAGAAAGATCCATCTTTTTGAGTGAGCTTAGAGAAATTATAACATAGTCTTTGGCGTTATTTTTTTCAATGTAGATGCTCGCTTCAGGACCCATCAGTCC
This region of Firmicutes bacterium CAG:345 genomic DNA includes:
- a CDS encoding putative uncharacterized protein (product inferred by homology to UniProt) — encoded protein: MDKGYIYDEETRLYYLKTRYYDPKSINGLNLYVYCGNDLINIVDHDRCFPVLAIILCGIALAGMGLTIGGVASDNNILTAVGLGMVGFTALVSGCIAIAGAILTSVIGGITATAGLGSLGFMSAEIQETTGNGNWIIDTTGMSDGLYNTLLLLLLSMAVIATLGTAASSVSSAFNIKSINGFGKYGDYYGMRFQT
- a CDS encoding putative uncharacterized protein (product inferred by homology to UniProt), whose amino-acid sequence is MTKEEFLKKLDEKLKENGVKNTEEVLDIYRKRFDIYYEIDYKDEEIIEALGTPESIALRYKPHEEKQEEPEIIQPEEQKIEKDETNTDGNKKEYTLDISLSNMKSLHIIHKKSPGVSFFCNEDGYKDMYNFDIAEDSIKIKNRLKTTLFKKTNYNGTLEIGNDIKLKRLSIQTVATECNIDSVYAETISIKNVNGSYTLNNVLGTNIRIDNVNGKISANNLLSKEDIFLSTVSGKMEIENIESKGIYLNTISGNYEITNISADEVKLSTISGNIKIETARVKDKNINSSKISGEIIINKYL
- a CDS encoding unknown (no significant homology to UniProt) — its product is MLDKILIILIFLIIVLFFLKVKAWKKRYFVKEIYISEGASIVFFVITIVYTIGILIIYCISTKESPYSWLCLTIVLISDLITLIVFSILATTCIFLKDNILIKKNIIYSKQILLNKETKIIEKFDKTVIKYRKKTIAINYRYLTGNINNLMNNVKTIINE
- a CDS encoding tetR family transcriptional regulator (product inferred by homology to UniProt), whose protein sequence is MNVKNTEGLIKHARDLSNLTVSSIKGAMLILLNSMNYDKIKITTICEKAGVSRMAFYNNFKSIDDLITSLICDLNDEMTEKIGSPFRKTTTVLWYENVLKIIQGHEDLLKALLGADLFEKYLVLINSFALHRQNEFTEEEKFMRLAWAGAFINIVRNWVENDFSTPISELALYMSKTLIVKI
- a CDS encoding degV family EDD domain-containing protein (product inferred by homology to UniProt), which gives rise to MEKILVMTDSNSGITQKEKEKYGIEIVPMPFMINDQEYFEDISLSQEDFYKHLEDNTKINTSQPSLGCLEEMWTNHLKNYDYILYIPMSSGLSASCASSKMLAQDFNGRVRVIDNHRISISQKESVLEALQMVKEGKNIDEIEKYLTDSAFHSIIFLLVEKLKYLKQGGRVTPAVALIGDILKIRPLLVTTGDKFDTYAKCRSEKQALGKIFEAFDEYINGEYKDYYEKGQLVFSIAYSKNKGYSDILKEQVLNRFPKLVFHFCDPLSLSVSCHTGPNSIGCCLAVNEHLN
- a CDS encoding putative ATP-dependent nuclease subunit B (product inferred by homology to UniProt), with amino-acid sequence MIKKDDNCYIVDDEEYFSFLKKRKTLTKVIKKSEVKNILFGEVDYKAYISVAKKYNISYDLAKIYVDNALFLKENIDLVSAPNSVKILCEIKEFLTSQNMIYFSSRINILKKGIVLYGNPCDFIDIIPVLNDKKIPFTEEYRQMEEKDIDVKFYSDRPVEVVDTLQYFLNTLKDEKDYHNIEIIAPLKYQKLLKECFHYIGVPFIENKSSLKETDIANIYLSYLKKDEEIPEEVKNYDETDSPYVKEQKNILNEMISNLKVIFPNEEDKKIKLEYFISQLENTKLSNIEEGIEIKNAPSFTEGKTLFILGFSENIIPAVKDSSYLSDELKKKYSYDIKTYEQNEISEKHLKERIFLAKEVYLSNYIEDFEDLSNVEDKIKNAFPRDEKFHNIFESELKKYISNSAKNCSQQKYFNLKEKRLNKELDKFLYANFELKKRLFGNESNIERYFKNKFDKELDLKSIDSFDNSYKKIAKKCHLKEISYSKISTYFECPFKYYCKNILKIDKNEDRLSTDFGTIVHEAIRRYSLKEINSIADGLVIGPDKNYSSKELYYLNKMIENFKEKIPSLEEFLNSLDNFKIKVEDEKKVQLNQDLKYVAKFDLVAYDDDKYVIFDYKTGQDSFSLPLVEENFNMQLPLYLLSCSKLYKDKKAVGAYLVLLGKDKSAAISFDGVSVGENEVQLVLDDYFKKLRKPKEFSNIIDKNDYSAWLEKVENELIEAVKNIEDYNFDIKPKVVKFNTTEKENSCSYCSFENCCMVKREQKKFIIKRFKKEEKQDEE
- a CDS encoding aTP-dependent helicase/nuclease subunit A (product inferred by homology to UniProt) — translated: MKNNMLPLNENYIQRIKSKYNDEQQEAIFVDKVSALVSAGAGSGKTAVLSERTIALLKAGFDISRILILTFTDNAAQNMKIRIKAKISEDKDGDIKEAEKYVSGADIMTFDSFNRKLAIKYGSYLGLESGYEIINDSALNVIKFNYIKSFLDEKIEQKDPDILFVLDRFTNKDYKPIVTLISEIYEKIDLLVDPEKELEKFIAEPIYKNIDEVYQYHFDNIMRYLNEYYKEMHALFNNDEKMLKKIEDFKNAYSRANDYSELKIISQTLKAINKPRGIDDLTYAEFQAIKKRSFEKYKDLIGIIDKDQFIKIEENYKGFYIKIFNFVKDLFNYLNRYKEEQRKFTFQDISHKILHLLKTNEEIRLELKNHYQEIMVDEYQDNSDIQEEMIDLLENDNLFLVGDIKQSIYRFRNANPKLFSTRYNDYKEGRRKGIVIDMNKNYRSSPAVINDVNYLFARIMSQNFGGIEYDDKQKMSSENAMYKGKTYYNELKVVSDNGDRPLETELNAIADDIKKKISTGIYDYKDFAIILDRSTEFDDIIEIMTKNGIPVAANYNGNLLDKVISNLLIDIVKILACFSNNDFWSADFKNSFVAISRSYIIGLSDEEIENYISTNSQHQTPWVVDLFGLYSEMRGRTTYEIFEASLSQLNVLNSILKDENYSVDLVILEKIEDYIKELSSLNYGFNDIIDYFEDIKENNISSKGKFLSEKTNAVTLINTFLSKGLEYRHCYFPYLYKEYNEKETVSALIFSTKYGIMHKFAEEDFNVDKFNSDNYLNPIKELDKIDSLNQGRQEKVRLLYVALTRPKESFTIVRFIKNKKNDEAPKSIDQIKCLEGLLDYSGFFEYMGRRKANTEIVENKKEKLFENIDYHFSYEELSEKEIEEIFSKKKDIYITASSSSVHSDTGVLLKGTKLHEMFENIDLKNPQLDKNEENYIFISKFLNCGLLDDIKDADVYQEFAFVDNENNTTGIIDLLLVYQDKIKIIDYKTKNLDDPHYIEQLHTYRNAIRQYFGENIAIETYLYSIIDGVYKSI
- a CDS encoding unknown (no significant homology to UniProt) — its product is MNENLLKLLSLYCNNEIENLKISELYIKLQNLVVELNYNLTCEWGKEFANKKSGNLYLSITILNDKNEIVEVFDEGFLTISTLLVCVDKKNRYKFFS
- a CDS encoding haloacid dehalogenase-like hydrolase (product inferred by homology to UniProt), translated to MLKAILFDLDGTLLPMDQDTFVNAYFTEILKKFVPLGYDGKKLTKNLWEGTKAMIENDGKKTNEEVFWDLFKKDYKDLDNEKKLFDSFYENEFNEVKKSCSYDPEAKFAIKEIKNMGLRTILATNPVFPRVCTYNRLSWTGLNNEDFEYISTYENSRFCKPNPLYFQEIIEKLGLKPEECLMVGNDCNEDYSATKINIPFFLITRNIINKTNIDISTIPHGTFFDLLNYLNEIR